One stretch of Acidimicrobiales bacterium DNA includes these proteins:
- a CDS encoding EAL domain-containing protein, giving the protein MLDGWSGGVGPPRRVGALDEVRVQSVRVGVASTVAVLLVLCLYALLPGHYPLSRAPYFTAIGIAIAGTIPVALLPWEAVARRGLALPVLYAWSLFDIALVSVGIDVSGGSRSDLYLVYLLQCVFMANVSYPRRGRITLTLVTVVAYVAALAGAGWHIGAATLVLRLGMILATAGAADLISVQLTGELLLRERATTEQEHRAGLWSRVAGLGRQLDSLDEDAILAWAVDAVTELGLEAANVCEFIEDGRSFRVVHARGLPDAYVHGVHPSDRGMTALVQEQRRTVVVDDYRERETGHPELRADGFRTVIATPVWVDGALAAALVGGTRTQRTVEDHEIAAFELLAAHAGHGLHSARRLEHQRRDAAHFRSLIESAPDAMIVMSTDGLILEANHQVGRIFGYDPDELAGHPVEQLMSPRVLHILQDYRADFVRNPRTLVVGDVEDVVGVRRDGTEFPMELVLGPIETPEGLVITATARNVTERREFERRLAHQATHDHLTGLPNRSLFVERLSDSLRQAQLTGPPVAVCFLDVDHFKYVNDSRGHTTGDELVVEVARRIESTARTGDLVARFGGDEFAVLVEGLVDRKGAVAHAWRLLAAFDRPFVLDGVECFVSASVGVGFGLRGDDPNDVLRQADAAMYHAKQSGRARVEVFDESLTARAAKRIEIESSLHQALLGDQLSVAYQPVVAIESGAMVGVEALIRWQHPERGMVPPLEFIPVAEESGLILQIGRWVLARACIQAAEWINTVGSPSGFTVSVNVSNRQLEHDRMIAEVAAALDESGLPPSCLVLEITESFFIRDLQASVRRLQALRRLGVRIAIDDFGTGFSSLNSLSRLPIDVVKIDKSFIDALGTRYDAVIGAVIEVAEAFDLTVVAEGIERVEQRDRLVDIGCKLAQGFYFGRPVPPGEIEQRFAATR; this is encoded by the coding sequence GTGCTCGACGGCTGGTCCGGGGGGGTCGGGCCTCCGCGGCGGGTCGGGGCGCTCGACGAGGTGCGGGTGCAGTCGGTGCGCGTGGGCGTGGCCTCGACGGTGGCGGTCCTCCTCGTCCTGTGCCTCTACGCGCTGCTCCCGGGCCACTACCCGCTGTCGCGCGCCCCGTACTTCACGGCGATCGGCATCGCCATCGCGGGCACCATCCCGGTCGCCCTGCTCCCCTGGGAGGCCGTCGCACGGCGCGGCCTCGCCCTGCCGGTGCTGTACGCGTGGTCGCTGTTCGACATCGCCCTGGTGTCGGTGGGCATCGACGTCAGTGGGGGAAGTCGTTCGGACCTCTACCTCGTCTACCTGTTGCAGTGCGTCTTCATGGCCAACGTGTCCTATCCCCGGCGGGGGCGCATCACCTTGACCCTCGTGACGGTGGTGGCCTACGTCGCCGCCCTGGCCGGGGCCGGCTGGCACATCGGGGCGGCCACCTTGGTGCTGCGGCTGGGCATGATCCTGGCCACGGCGGGGGCGGCCGACCTGATCTCCGTGCAACTCACCGGGGAGCTCTTGCTGCGCGAGCGCGCCACCACGGAGCAGGAGCACCGCGCCGGCCTGTGGAGCCGGGTCGCCGGCCTCGGGCGGCAGCTCGACTCGCTCGACGAGGACGCCATCCTGGCGTGGGCGGTCGACGCCGTGACCGAGCTGGGCCTCGAGGCCGCCAACGTCTGCGAATTCATCGAGGACGGCCGTTCGTTCCGGGTCGTGCACGCCCGGGGGCTGCCCGACGCCTACGTGCACGGCGTCCACCCGTCGGACCGGGGCATGACGGCCCTCGTGCAGGAGCAACGCCGGACGGTCGTGGTCGACGACTACCGCGAGCGCGAGACCGGGCACCCCGAACTGCGGGCAGACGGGTTCCGGACCGTGATCGCCACCCCGGTGTGGGTCGACGGGGCCCTGGCAGCCGCCCTCGTCGGCGGCACGCGCACCCAGCGGACCGTCGAGGACCACGAGATCGCCGCCTTCGAGCTCCTGGCGGCCCACGCCGGGCACGGGCTGCACAGCGCCCGCCGGCTCGAGCACCAGCGCCGCGACGCCGCCCACTTCCGGTCGCTCATCGAGTCGGCGCCCGACGCCATGATCGTGATGAGCACCGACGGGCTCATCCTGGAGGCCAACCACCAGGTCGGCCGGATCTTCGGCTACGACCCCGACGAGCTGGCGGGCCACCCCGTCGAACAGCTCATGTCCCCCCGGGTCCTGCACATCCTGCAGGACTACCGCGCCGACTTCGTCCGCAACCCGCGCACGCTCGTCGTCGGTGACGTGGAGGACGTCGTCGGGGTCCGCAGGGACGGCACGGAGTTCCCCATGGAGCTCGTCCTCGGCCCGATCGAGACGCCCGAGGGCCTGGTGATCACGGCCACGGCGCGCAACGTCACGGAGCGCAGGGAGTTCGAACGTCGCCTGGCGCACCAGGCGACCCACGACCACCTGACCGGGCTGCCGAACCGGTCGTTGTTCGTGGAGCGCCTGTCCGACAGCCTTCGGCAGGCCCAGCTCACCGGCCCCCCCGTCGCCGTGTGCTTCCTGGACGTCGACCATTTCAAGTACGTGAACGACAGCCGCGGCCACACGACCGGCGACGAGCTCGTCGTGGAGGTGGCGCGGCGCATCGAGTCCACCGCCCGCACCGGCGATCTGGTGGCACGCTTCGGCGGGGACGAGTTCGCCGTGCTCGTCGAGGGGCTCGTCGATCGCAAGGGGGCAGTCGCCCATGCGTGGCGGCTCCTCGCCGCCTTCGACCGTCCCTTCGTCCTCGACGGCGTGGAGTGCTTCGTCTCGGCGAGCGTCGGGGTCGGTTTCGGGCTGCGCGGTGACGACCCCAACGACGTGCTGCGGCAGGCCGACGCCGCCATGTACCACGCCAAGCAGAGCGGGCGGGCCCGGGTCGAGGTGTTCGACGAGTCGCTCACGGCCCGGGCGGCCAAGCGCATCGAGATCGAGTCGTCACTGCACCAGGCCCTCCTCGGCGACCAGCTCTCGGTGGCGTACCAGCCGGTGGTCGCCATCGAGTCGGGGGCCATGGTCGGGGTCGAAGCCCTGATCCGCTGGCAACACCCCGAACGCGGCATGGTGCCGCCGCTCGAGTTCATCCCGGTGGCCGAGGAGTCCGGCCTGATCCTCCAGATCGGCCGGTGGGTGCTCGCCCGGGCCTGTATCCAGGCGGCCGAGTGGATCAACACGGTCGGGAGCCCGTCGGGGTTCACCGTGAGCGTCAACGTCTCGAACCGCCAGCTCGAGCACGACCGGATGATCGCCGAGGTCGCCGCGGCCCTCGACGAGAGCGGCCTGCCGCCGAGCTGCCTGGTGCTCGAGATCACCGAGAGCTTCTTCATCCGGGACCTGCAGGCTTCGGTCCGGCGCCTGCAGGCCCTGCGCCGGCTGGGCGTGCGCATCGCCATCGACGACTTCGGCACGGGCTTCTCGTCGCTCAACTCGCTGTCGAGGCTGCCCATCGACGTCGTGAAGATCGACAAGTCGTTCATCGACGCGCTGGGCACGCGCTACGACGCCGTCATCGGCGCCGTGATCGAGGTGGCCGAAGCGTTCGATCTCACGGTGGTGGCGGAGGGCATCGAGCGCGTGGAGCAGCGCGACCGCCTCGTGGACATCGGGTGCAAGCTCGCCCAGGGCTTCTACTTCGGACGACCGGTGCCGCCCGGCGAGATCGAGCAGCGATTCGCCGCCACCCGCTGA